TTCGCGCGGGCGCACCGCTTCTTCGTCACCGGCCTGCTGCCCGCGCACCTGCGCGATCAAATGGGTTTCACCTGGTCCGCGCGGGAGGACTGGGCACTCGAACGCATCCTGCGCACGCTCGGCACCGCCGAGACCCTGCTCCCCGCTCCGGTGCGCATGTTCCCGCTCAACGCGTATCTGGCCGACTTCCGCCTCCGCCGCAGACTCGGCCTGCGCCTGGTGTGACCCGCGGGCGACGGACACAAGTTCGCGACGCCCGCATGTCGTGCCCGGCTTTTCGCCGCACGCGGTGTTATCTCGTCAGAGACGGGCATACCGCGCAAAGGGGGCACGGCAAGGAGGACTCGTGAACCGTGGGACCCTGGCGGGGCTCGCCATCGCACTCTGCTGTGCATTCCACGCACCCCCGGCGGGCGCGGCGCCGTTCGGCCCCGACGTGGTGCCGTCGCGCACGGCGGTCACGTACCGCGCCGCGACGGGCGGCGGTTGGAGTACCACGAACGAACACGAGTCCCGGGCGGCCCTGTCACTGGTCAAGCTGTATCTGGCGGACTATGCCCTGCGGCACGGCGACGGCGCGCCGAGCGACCGGGAGCTGGCCGAGCGGATGATCCGCTACTCCGACGACGGCGCCGCGACCGCGACGGAAGCCAAGTATCCGCGGGCGATCGAAGCCATTGCGGCCGAATACCATTTGGCCGATACGCACCCGTACGGCGAGTGGGGCATGGCCGCGACGAGCACCGCCGACGTCGCGGAATTCCTGATCACCAAATTGCGCAGCGATCGCGGCTCACCGATCTTCGAATGGATGGCGGCGGCCGGCGCCACGGCCGCCGATGGCACCGAACAGGATTGGGGCACCGCCCGCTGGCCGCTCGTGCAGGGCACCAAGTGGGGTTGGTCCGATCTCGGCCCGCCGGACGTCGCTTCCGCTTCGTACGGCACGGGTTTCGTGGTGGTCGCGCACACGCACGGCACCGCCACTGAGCAGACCCTCGATCTCATGGCCGCGATGCCGCTGGCCACGGTCGGCATGCTCGTGCCGAGTTAGCCTGCACCACAACATGTTCGAAGCCTCGCGCGGTCACGGTACGCGGAACGACACCACCACGTGATCGCGGGCGAACTGCCGGATCGCCGCGTCGTCGTGCAGCGGGATGACCGTCTGCGGTGTCAGCGCCAGCGACAGCGCGGTGCGCGCGATCATCTCCGCCAGCGGTTCGGGATCGTATTCGGGCAGCTTGCCCTCGCGCTGTAGCCGAGTGATGAACTCGGCCAGGTAGTCCCGGCCGAGCTCGATGATCGGCGCGCCTTTGACGGTCAGAAAGGGCAGGACCAGTTCGGGTTCCGTGGCCAGCAGCCGATGCACGAGCTGATTGTCGCGCAGCCCCGTGATGAACGCGGCGAAGAGCTCGACGATCTGTTCCTGCGCGGACGCGTCCCGATCGACCTGCTGCTGCAACGCCGCGTCGACCTGCTCGACGAACTCCCGGGTCTGCCGCAACCCGACCGCCTCGATCAGGTCCGACTTGCTGGCGAAGCGCCGGTACAGCGTGGCGAGTGAGAGGCCGCAGCGCCGCGCCACCTCGACCATGCTGGTGCGTTTGATACCGAAGTCCAGGAAGGCCAGCAGTGCGGCGTCGAGCACGCGCGTCTGATTGCGGTCCTCCGGCCCCGCGCTCCGAATCCGCGGCAGGAGTTTGGTCAACTTCGCCATTCCTCCACCCTAGCCCGGTCGATGAAACGATGATGCACAAAGTATCGCAGCGAAGCAGTCGCGGCACGCGACCGTTGACACCCCGGCGAGGCAATGAGAAGGTGATAAACAAATCTTCTCATCGTACGCAGGCGCTCAGCGCCGGCGGACACAGAAAGACGAGGTCGACGATGACCGCACCGCTACGCGCTACCGAGCCGGACGAGGTCCACCCCTTCGAACCACTCACGCCCGAAACGGTCCTGCCATACCTGGACGGCGTCGCGGCCTTCCTCGGCGGCACCGCCAACGTGATCATGCAGCTGAGCCTGCGCCCGGTCGGCCGCGGCGTGCTGGAGAGCACGGTGGACAGCGGCAAAGTGACCCTGCATCCGGTCAAGCGGCTGCGCACCACGCTCACCTATATCGCGGTCGCGATGACGGGTTCCGACGAGGAGCGCGCGGCCTACCGCGAGGCGGTCAACCGCTCGCATCGGCCGGTCCGCTCCAGCGCGCAGAGTCCGGTGAAATACAACGCCTTCGACCCGAAGCTGCAACTATGGGTGGCGGGCACGATCTACTGGGGCCTCGACGACCTCTACACCCGGATGCACGGCCCGCTCGATCCGGCGGCCGCCGAAGCCCTCTACCAATACTCTGCCCGGCTCGGCACCACGCTCCAGATGCGCCCGGAGATGTGGCCCGCCGACCGCGCCGCATTCCTCGCGTGGTGGGAGGAGAATCTGGTGCAGTACCGGATCGAACCCGCGCTGCGCGCCTACTTCGACGACCTCATCGACCTCCGGATGATGCCTCGCCCCGTGCAATTCACCTTCGCGCGGCTCCAGCGCTTCGTCGTGGCCGGTCTGCTGCCGCAGCACGTGCGCGACGAAATGCGGATGACGTGGACCGAACGCGATCAACGCCGATTCGACCGGCTGCTCCGAGGTATCTCCCTCGTGCACAACCGGTTGCCGAAGCAGGCGCGACAGTTTCCGCTGAACGCCTACATGTTCGACCTGCGCAGGCGGATGCGTCTCGGCAAGCCACTGGTGTAGGGACTTTCGGGCAGGGACACCAGCGGATCGGTGGGCAGGACGAAAACGTCCTGCCCACCGGCATTTTCACGACTTGCGCACCAGGGCGCGCAAGAAGAAGGTGAGATTGGCCGGGCGCTCGGCCAGCCGCCGGGTCAGATACCCGTACCACTGACTGCCGTAAGGGACGTAAACCCGAACGGCCGTACCCGCGGCGGCCAGCCTGCGCTGCTCCACGTCGCGCACTCCGTAGAGCATCTGGTGCTCGAATCGATCTGGGCCGCGGCCGGTTTCGCGGACGAGCTGCTCGGCGGCGACGATCGGCACCGGATCGTGCGTGGCCACCATCGGGTAGCCCGCACCTTGCATCAGCACCTCGAGACAGCGCAGGTAGGAGTCGGTCACCTCGGGTGCGCGCTGGAAGGCGACCTCGTCGGGTTCGCGATATGCGCCCTTGCACAGGCGGACTCGCGAATCCGGACCGGACAGCGACCGGCAATCCGTCTCGGCGCGATGCAGATAGGCCTGCAAAACCGCGCCGAGCCAAGGAAATTCCGTCCGCAGCTCGGACACGGTCGCCAAGGTGTCCGCGGTGGTGGTGTGGTCCTCGGCGTCGACGGTCACCCAGACCTCGGCCCGCGCGGCCGCGGCACACAGGATCCGCAGGTTCGCGGTGGCCACCGCGGCACCGTCGCCCGGCAGGGCTTGGCCGAGTGCGGACAACTTCACCGAGACCTCGACCGGCGGTGCCGTGATCCCGGGCAGCGCAGGACGTTTCAGCGCGGCCAGGTCCGCGATCAACGAAAGGTACTCGGCCACCGTGGCATCGGCCTGCGCCCGATCGGTGGTGTTCTCCCCGAGGAAGTCCACGCTGACCATCCGGCCGCTGTCGAGCAGTGCCCGCGCCACCTCGATGAGCTCGGCCCTGGTCTCCCCCGCGACGAACCGCCGGACGATACCCGCGGTCACCGGCAGCCCGGTGACCGCGCGCCGCAACCGCGACGACTCCGCCGCCGCGAGGATGACGGGCCGCAGCGGATTCACGCCGGGTCCGAGTCCATATGCGGATAGCGGTATCCGGTGGGCGGCACGAAGGTCTCCTTGATCGTGCGCGGCGCCACCCAGCGCAGCAGATTCAGCGGCGAGCCCGCCTTGTCGTCGGTGCCCGAGGCCCGCGCGCCGCCGAAGGGCTGCTGTCCGACCACCGCACCCGTCGGTTTGTCGTTGACATAGAAATTGCCCGCCGCGAAACGCAGTGCGGCACCGGCCTGTTCGATCGCCTGGCGGTCCTGGGCGAACACCGCGCCGGTCAGCGCGTAGGGCGCGGCCGATTCGGCCTCGGCCAGGATCGCCGCGAACGCACCGGGTTCGGCGTCGTCGTAGACGTGCACCGACAGGATCGGGCCGAAATACTCGGTGGCGAAGGACTCGTCGCGCGGGTCGTCGGCCAGCAGCACCGTCGGGCGGACGAACCAGCCTTCGCTGTCGTCCCAGGTGCCGCCGACCGGGATGGTCAGCCCCGCCGCCCTGGCCCGTTCGATCGCCGCGACGTTCTTGTCGAACGCGCGCCGATCGATCAGCGCGCCACCGAAATTGGACAGATCGGCGACGTCCCCGTAAGTCAGCTCGTCGGTCTGGTGCAGGAAGTCCTCGCCCATCGCCTGCCAGATCGTGCGCGGGAGATAGGCGCGCGACGCCGCGGAACATTTCTGCCCCTGATACTCGTAGGCGCCGCGAATCAGCGCTGCCCGCAAAGCGTCCGGGTCCGCCGAGGGGTGCGCCACGATGAAGTCCTTGCCGCCGGTCTCGCCGACCAGCCGCGGATACCCGTGGTAGCGGCCGAGATTCGCCCCGACCTGCTGCCAGAGGTGCTGAAAAGTCTTGGTGGAGCCGGTGAAGTGGATACCGGCGAGCCGCGGGTCGGCCAGCGCCACCTCGGACAGGTCCCGGCCGTCGCCGGTCACCATATTGATCACGCCGGGCGGCAGGCCCGCCGCCTCCAGCAGCCGCATTGTGTAGAAGGCCGACAACGTCTGGGTCGGCGACGGCTTCCACACCACGGTGTTGCCCATCAACGCGGGCGCGGTGGGCAGGTTGCCCGCGATCGCGGTGAAATTGAACGGGGTGATCGCGTAGACGAAACCCTCCAGCGGCCGGTAGTCCAGCCGATTCCACACCCCGGGACTCGACTCCGGCTGCTGGGTCATGATCTGGCGCGCGAAAGCCACATTGAAGCGCCAGAAGTCCACCAGCTCACACGGCGCGTCGATCTCGGCCTGCTGCGCCGATTTCGATTGCCCGAGCATGGTCGCGGCGGCCACCGTCTCCCGCCACGGCCCGGCGAGCAGATCGGCGGCGCGCAGGAAGATCGCCGCGCGCTCGTCGAACGGCAGCGCCCGCCAATCCGGCGCGGCCGCGATCGCGGCGTCGATCGCACCCTGCGCCTCGGATTGTGTGGTGTCGGTGTAGGTCCCCAGCACATGCCGGTGCCGATGCGGTGCGACGATCTCGTGTCGCGCGCCGCTGCCGGGCCGGTACTTGCCGCCGATCACCAGCGGCACCTCGGCGGTGTCCGCGGCGATCTCGGCCAACTTGGTGACCAGCAGCTCGCGCTCGCGGCTGCCGGGTGCGTACGAGTGCACCGGCTCGTTGGCAGGAGTGGGGACAACCGTGACAGCGTCCATAGTTCAGGCTAGCGCCGTCCCGGCTCGGCGACCGTGCTTGCGCCGCGCACCCGGCTGCGTGTCGTCGGGCTAGTTCAATCGCTCGACGGCGGCGGCGATGCGCTCGTCGGTGGCGGTGAGCGCGATGCGGACGTGCTCCGCACCGGCCGGACCGTAGAAATCGCCGGGCGCGGCCAGGATGCCGCGGTCGGCCAGCCAGTCCAGCGTCGTCCGGCACGCCTCGCCCCGAGTGGACCACAGGTACAGGCCTGCCTCGGAGTGGTCGACCCGGAAACCGGCCGCTTCCAACGCCTTCCGGAGCACGTCGCGCCGGGCGCGGTAGCGCTCCCGCTGCTGTGCCTCGTGCGTGTCGTCACCGAGCGCCGCGGTCATCGCGCTCTGGATCGGATACGGCACCATCAGGCCGGAGTGCTTGCGCACCTCGAGCAGCTCGGTGACCAGCGCGGGATCGCCCGCCACGAAACCGGCCCGGTAGCTGGCCAGGTTCGAGGTCTTCGACAGCGAGTGCACGGCAAGCAGATTCGTGTGGTCGCCGCCGGAAACCTCGGGGTCGAGAATGGAGACCGCGCGGCCTTCCCAGGTGAGGCCGAGGTAGCACTCGTCCGAGGCGACGATCACGTCGCGCTCGCGGGCGAACTCGACGACCTTGCGCAGGTGGTCGACGCCGAGCACGCGGCCCGTCGGGTTGGACGGGGAATTCACATAGAGCAGCGCGGGCGTGCGCGGACCGAGCTGGGTGAGCCCGTCGGCGCGCACGATCTGCGCGCCGGCCAGCAGCGCGCCCACCTCGTAGGTCGGGTACGCGACCTCGGGAATGACGACCAGGTCCGCCGCGCCGAGGCCGAGCAGCCGGGGCAGCCCGGCGATCAGTTCCTTCGTGCCGATCACCGGCAGTACGGCGGCGGCGTCCAGCCCGGTGATGCCGAACCGCCGCTTCAGCGCGTCCACCACGGCCGCGCGCAGTTCCGGGGTGCCGTGCGTGGCCGGGTAGCCGGGCACCGCCGACGCCGCGCTCAACGCGGTACGGATCAGCGGATCGACCGGGTCGACCGGCGTGCCGACCGACAGGTCGACGATGCCGCCGGGGTGCGCCGCGGCCTTCGCCTTCACCGAAGCGATGGTGTCCCAGGGAAAATCGGGAAGCAGGCTGCTGACCCGGGTACGCGTGGTCACGACAGAGCTACTCGCTCGCCATCGGCGGGAGTTCCTTGATGAACGGCGGATCGTAATCGACCTTGCCGACCTTGGTGGCGCCGCCCGGCGAACCGAGCTCGTCGAAGAAGTCGACGTTGGCGTTCACGTATCCGCTCCACTGGTCCGGGGTGTCGTCTTCGTAGAAGATCGCCTCCACCGGGCAGACGGGTTCACATGCACCACAGTCCACGCATTCGTCGGGATGGATGTACAGCATGCGACCACCCTCGTAGATGCAGTCCACGGGGCATTCCTCGATGCATGCCTTGTCCTTCACGTCAACGCACGGTTCAGCGATGATGTACGGCACTGCCGTTCTCCTAGTCTGTCCTCACCTTGCGGGGATAGTCCGCCCAGCGAAACACTATCCGGACACCCCACGCTACTCCGGGTCAGCCTTGCCTAACTTGCGAGGTTCCGCACGCCACTGCTGATGCGCGAATCCACCCGCCGGACCGGGCCGCTGGCGGACCGCCCCACGTGGGAGCGGGTCCGTCCCCCTCGGATCAGGCCGATCCGCCGGGTTGCGGCGGATCGGCCACGATCCGACTTCGATCGCCACACCGGGTCTCGGCTATCGCCGATGGGCGCCGTCAGGAACAGCCTACGCCGAGCCCACCGACAACGGCAGGGCCGAAACCTTGTGCTGCGGAACGCCGTACGTGGTGGTCCGCTCGCGGGCCGGACGGCCGATCCCCGAGGCGATGTCGACCAGCTCCGCGACGGTCTTGGCCGAACCGTGCTGCGAGCCCGCCATCCGGGAGATCGTCTCCTCCATCAGCGTGCCGCCCAGGTCGTTGGCGCCGCTGTTGAGCATGACCCGGGTTCCGGTGGTGCCGAGTTTCACCCAGCTGGTCTGGATGTTGTCGATCCGGCCGTGCAGCATGATCCGGGCCAGCGCGTGCGCGGCGCGGTTGTCCCGGTTCGTCGGGCCGGGCCGGGCCGCGCCCGCCAGGTACAGCGGGGCGCTCTGATGCACGAACGGCAGCAGCACGAATTCGGTGAAACCGCCTGTCTCGTCCTGGATTCCGCGCAGCACCCGCAGATGTCCGACCCAGTGCTTCGGGTTGTCCACGTGCCCGTACATCATCGTCGAACTGGAGCGCAGCCCGATCTGATGCGCGGTGGTGATCACCTCGATCCACGCCGAGGTGGGCAGCTTGCCCTTGGTGAGCACCCAGCGCACCTCGTCGTCGAGGATCTCGGCGGCCGTGCCCGGAATGGTGTCCAGGCCCGCTTCCTTCAGCGCGACCAGCCAGTCCCGGATGCTCTGCCCGCCGCGGGACGCGCCGTTCACGATTTCCATCGGGCTGAAGGCGTGCACGTGCATCGAGGGCACCCGCTGCTTCACCGCGCGCACGATGTCGGCGTAGCCGGTGACCGGCAGGTCGGGATCGATACCGCCCTGCATGCAGACCTCGGTGGCGCCGTCGACGTGCGCCTCCCAGGCCCGGTCCGCGACCTCGTTCATGCTCAGCGTGAACGCGTCCGCGTCGCCCTTGCGCTGGGCGAACGCACAGAACCGGCAGCCGGTGTAACAGATGTTGGTGAAGTTGATGTTCCGGTTCACCACGTAGGTGACGTCGTCGCCGACCGCGGAACGGCGCAGCTCATCGGCCAGCGCGGCGACGGCCTCCAGGTTCGCGCCGTCGGCCCTGGCCAAGGCCAGGTAGTCGGCGTCACTGAGTCCGGCCGGATCGTGCTCGGCGGCGCGCAGCGCGGCGAGCACCTCGGAGTCGAGCCGTTCCGGTGCCGTGACGGCCAGGTCGCGGGCCTGTTCGCGGATGGTGTCCCAGTCGCCGAACGCACCGACCACGTCCTGGCCGAGCGCCGAATCGCTGCGGCTCTCGGTGTTGCGGCCCTCGGTATCGATCGAGGTGTTGAGATCCACCCGGCCCGCGGACTCCCAGGACTGGTCCGGCTCCTGCCAGGGCAGCCCGACCGGCATCGCGTCCGGGTTCGCCAGACCTGTCTCCGGATCGCTCAGTGCCGCGACGTGCACGCCGATCCGCGGATCGATCCACGGGCTGCCCGCGCGCACGTACTTCGGATGCGCGGAGGTCCGCTCGACCAGCTGGTATCCGGCCGCCTCGGTGATCTCCCGCAACGTGTCCAGGTTCGGCCAGGGCCGCTCCGGATTCACGTGATCGACCGTGACCGGCGAGACGCCGCCCCAGTCATCGATGCCCGCGTCGATCAGGGCGAGGCAGTCCTCGAGCGACACCAGGTTCGGCGGCGCCTGCACCGGCACATCCGGGCCGAGCAGCAGCCTGGTCACCGCGATGGTGGCGAGGAACTCGTCGATGCCCGCGTCCGGCACGTCGCGCATCGCGGTGTCGTCCTTGGCCCGGAAGTTCTGGATGATGACTTCCTGGATATGCCCGAAAGCCTTGTGCTGCTTGCGGATCGCCATGATCGACTCGGCCCGCTCCAGCAGCGATTCGCCGATGCCGACCAGGATGCCCGTGGTGTAGGGCACCGAGAGCCGGCCGGCGTCGGTGATGGCGCGCAACCGGACCGCCGGATCCTTGTCCGGGCTGCCGTAGTGGCAGTTGCCCTTCTCACTGAACAGGCGGGTCGCGGTGGTCTCGAGCATCATGCCCATCGACTGCGCGACCGGCTTGAGCCGGGAGATCTCCTCCCACGACATCACGCCCGGGTTCAGGTGCGGCAGCAGGCCGGTCTCCTCGAGCACCATGATCGAGACGGCGCGCAGGTAGTCCAGCGTCGAGTCGTAGCCACGCTCGTCGAGCCACTGCGCGGCCTCCGGCCAGCGGTCCTCGGGGCGGTCGCCCAGCGTGAACAGCGCTTCCTTGCAGCCGAGGGCGGCGCCGCGGCGCGCGATGTCGAGCACCTCATCGGGCTCGAGGAACATGCCCTTGCCCTCGGCGCGCAGCTTGCCCGGGACAGTGACGAAGGTGCAGTAGTGACACTTGTCCCGGCACAGCTTGGTCAGCGGAATGAAGACGTTGCGCGAGTAGCTGATCGTCTTCGGCCGTCCCGCCGACTCCAGCCCCGCGTCGCGCACCCGGGCCGCGCTGGTACTCAGATCCTTCAGGTCGTCGCCGGTGGCGTGCAGCAGCACCGCGGCCTCGTCCACGTTCAGCGTGACGCCGTCACGCGCCCGGCGCAGCGCGCGCCGCATGGCCGACGGGGAGGGCGGCGGAGTGGGGATGCTCGGGTTCGGCAGTTCCGTCACGGCTTGGCCTCGCTGACGCTCGAGGCGACCGCGGCGGGTCGTGCGGTGCCTATGGTTCCTTCGCTACGCTCAGTCACGGTTTCGATCATGCGCTAACCATCCGGACCTGTCTCCTTCCGAAGCCGTTGAGCGAAGACAACCCCGCCCCGCATCACAGTATTCCGGCGTCCGGACCCGCTGCCGGTCACCGACAACTTCCTGTCACGGGGGCGGCAACGGCTGTGCCACGCGGCAATTCCGCTTCGGGTAGCACGGCGATCCGGCGTCCGGCATGGAACCATGGCAACCATGTCGTTGCCGCGCACGATCATGGCCGATCCGGCCTGGCGTCCCAGTCCCAAGGCGAAACTGCTGTGGACCGTTCAGGCCGTGCTCGCCTGGGTGGTGCCGTTCGCGGCGCAAGTGGTGTGGGCGGTGCTCGACTCCGCCCATCGCGGCTGGCAACTCGTGGTGTTCCTGGTGACGCTCGCGCTCGCCGTATCGAACATCGTGGTGGTGCCGTGGTGGCGGTACGCGGTGCATCGCTGGGAGGTCACCGACGAGGCGGTGTACACCCGGGTCGGGTGGCTGAGTCAGGAGAGCCGGGTCGCGCCGATCTCCCGGGTGCAGACCGTCGACACCGAACGCGGCCCGCTCGAGCGCCTGCTCGGCCTGGCGACGGTCACCGTGACCACCGCGTCGTCGGCGGGCGCGGTACAGATCTCCGCGCTCGATCTCCCGGTCGCCGAGGAGACGGTGACCCGGCTGACCCGGATCGCCGCACAGCACCGCGGAGACGCGACATGACCGACGTCGCGGCCGTCCCCCCGGAGACGGATCAGCCGTGGTCCCGGCTCGACAAGCGAATGTTGCTGGTGCACCCCGTCACCGAGGTGGTGAAGTTCATCCCGGTGCTGATCGGTTCGGTGATCCTCGGCACCAGCAGCGGCAACCATGTGTGGAGCGTCATTCCGCTGGTAGCGATCGTCGGGTTCGCGCTCACCCGCTGGTTCACCACCACGTACCGGGTCGGGACGACGCATGTCGAGCTGCGCACCGGACTGATCCAGCGCAAGAAGCTCTCGGTGCCGCGGTCGCGGATCCGCTCGGTGGATATCGAGGCCGACCTGCTGCATCGGCTGCTCGGCCTCGCCGTGCTGGCCATCGGCACCGGACAGCAGGCGGATTCGGGTGAGAAATTCAAACTCGACGCGCTCGACGCGCGCCTGGTTCCCGACCTGCGCACCGCGCTGCTGGCGCACACCGCCGCGGCTGGTGCCCCGGCGTATCACGAGGAGAGACAACAGCTTCCGTCCGACGGACCGGTCACCGAGCCGCAGGACGCACGGCCCGCGCAGGAGATCGCGCATTGGCAGCCGCAGTGGGTCCGGTACGCGCCGCTGTCGCTGACCGGTTTCGCGATCATCGCACCGATCGTCGGTATCGCGTTCCAGTACGGCATCGGGCAGCTGCTGGTCCGGTCGGACACGGTGCAGCGGGTCGAAAACGGCGGCGCGGTGGTGCTCGCTCTCGGTGTGTTCGTGTTGATCGTGCTGGTAGTGGCCGTGGTCAGCCTCGCCGCCTGCGCCCGGTATCTGACCACGTATTTCGGCCTGAAAGTGCTCGACGACGGGCGCACCCTGCACCTGCGGCACGGCCTGTTCACCACCCGCCAGATCACCCTGGACCTGGCCCGCTTCCGCGGCGCGACGGTGAACGAACCACTGCTGCTGCGCTTGTCCGGCGCCGCCGAACTCGAGGCGATCATGGTCGGCGAGAACCCGCGGCAGAAGATCCTGCCGCAGGCGCCGCGGGCGGCCATCGAACACACCCTCGGGCATCTGCTCGCCCCGGACACGTTCTCGGACAAGCCGATCGGCCCCTCGGCCGCCGGCGGCACCCCGGATCCGGGCAGTGCGCCGCTGCGTGCGCACGGACCGGTCGCGCGACGCAGGCGATACACCCGCGCGCTCGGGCCGGTCGCCGTGCTCGCGGTCGTCATGGCGGCCGTGTCACTGACCGGCGCCCAGTTCTCGCCGTGGTGGTGGCTGGTGCCGGTGCTGCTGGCCCTGGTCGCCGTCCCGCTCGCGCAGGACCGCTATCGCGGCCTCGGCCACGCCGTGCTGCGCGAAACCGCAACCAGCCCAACCTGGTTGATCACCCGCTCCGGCGCACTCGACCGGGACCGCGATTGCCTGGAGGCGCCGGGCGTGATCGGCTGGACCGTGCGCCAGAGCTTCTTCCAGCGGCGCAGCGGCGTCGCCACCGTCGTGGCCGCCACCGCGGCGGGCAAGAAGCGCTATCGCGTCATCGATATCCCGATCGAGCAAGCCTGGCCGTTGATCGAGGCGGTGACGCCGGGCCAACTCGGCTGATCGGCTCAACGCTTGAACAAGCCCGAATTGACGCGGAGGTAGACGAACACCAGCGGCGGCACCAAACCGCAGAACAGCAGCAACACGGTGCGCCAGTCGCTGGCCAGCATGATGTCACCGCCCGGGCCGGTGCTCGCGCAGACGAGGAAGCCGAAAGTCCAAGCGCCCAAGGGCAAGAACATCGCCGCGGTCCGGGTGGAGACCGACCGCGCGCCGAGCACGAGCAAGACGTTCACCAACCCGGCCAGCACCCCGGTCACCGGGAAGGCGGTCGTGCCCAGGTAAGCGGGCAGGTACAGCACCTCCAGCGCGAGCGTGATGAAGGCGTCCAGCACCAAGACGACGAGGATGATCGGGACCAGGGGTAGCGCGGCGGCACCGCTCGACCCGGTCCCGGATGCCACGGCAGCGTGGTCGTCGACGGCCGGCCTCACGGCACCGGCGGGAAGCCGAGCAGGGTCAGCAGATGACTCTGCATCTCCACGAACCCGTGCAGCACGGACAGATACAGCTCGTGTTGCGCGGGCCAGTTCGGCCGCATGCTTTCGACGAACGCGGCGATCGCGTCCTGGACCGACCAGTTGTACATGGCAGCGAGTCTATTCCGGCGGCCCGGCGGGCGGGACCGGCATGATCACTTCTCGCCGTCCATCGGGATGTTGGCGACCACCGGGAACTCACCGGTGTAGCCCATCCGCTCCTGCGCGATGGACAGCACCCGCTTGCGCGCCACGAACCAGCCGACGATCAGCATCGGGACGATGATCACCAGCGAGGCCACGGTCCAGGTGCCCACCGGATAGTCGAAACCG
This genomic stretch from Nocardia brasiliensis ATCC 700358 harbors:
- a CDS encoding proline dehydrogenase family protein, which produces MNPLRPVILAAAESSRLRRAVTGLPVTAGIVRRFVAGETRAELIEVARALLDSGRMVSVDFLGENTTDRAQADATVAEYLSLIADLAALKRPALPGITAPPVEVSVKLSALGQALPGDGAAVATANLRILCAAAARAEVWVTVDAEDHTTTADTLATVSELRTEFPWLGAVLQAYLHRAETDCRSLSGPDSRVRLCKGAYREPDEVAFQRAPEVTDSYLRCLEVLMQGAGYPMVATHDPVPIVAAEQLVRETGRGPDRFEHQMLYGVRDVEQRRLAAAGTAVRVYVPYGSQWYGYLTRRLAERPANLTFFLRALVRKS
- a CDS encoding oxygenase MpaB family protein, whose product is MTAPLRATEPDEVHPFEPLTPETVLPYLDGVAAFLGGTANVIMQLSLRPVGRGVLESTVDSGKVTLHPVKRLRTTLTYIAVAMTGSDEERAAYREAVNRSHRPVRSSAQSPVKYNAFDPKLQLWVAGTIYWGLDDLYTRMHGPLDPAAAEALYQYSARLGTTLQMRPEMWPADRAAFLAWWEENLVQYRIEPALRAYFDDLIDLRMMPRPVQFTFARLQRFVVAGLLPQHVRDEMRMTWTERDQRRFDRLLRGISLVHNRLPKQARQFPLNAYMFDLRRRMRLGKPLV
- a CDS encoding TetR/AcrR family transcriptional regulator, with product MAKLTKLLPRIRSAGPEDRNQTRVLDAALLAFLDFGIKRTSMVEVARRCGLSLATLYRRFASKSDLIEAVGLRQTREFVEQVDAALQQQVDRDASAQEQIVELFAAFITGLRDNQLVHRLLATEPELVLPFLTVKGAPIIELGRDYLAEFITRLQREGKLPEYDPEPLAEMIARTALSLALTPQTVIPLHDDAAIRQFARDHVVVSFRVP
- a CDS encoding bifunctional FO biosynthesis protein CofGH: MTELPNPSIPTPPPSPSAMRRALRRARDGVTLNVDEAAVLLHATGDDLKDLSTSAARVRDAGLESAGRPKTISYSRNVFIPLTKLCRDKCHYCTFVTVPGKLRAEGKGMFLEPDEVLDIARRGAALGCKEALFTLGDRPEDRWPEAAQWLDERGYDSTLDYLRAVSIMVLEETGLLPHLNPGVMSWEEISRLKPVAQSMGMMLETTATRLFSEKGNCHYGSPDKDPAVRLRAITDAGRLSVPYTTGILVGIGESLLERAESIMAIRKQHKAFGHIQEVIIQNFRAKDDTAMRDVPDAGIDEFLATIAVTRLLLGPDVPVQAPPNLVSLEDCLALIDAGIDDWGGVSPVTVDHVNPERPWPNLDTLREITEAAGYQLVERTSAHPKYVRAGSPWIDPRIGVHVAALSDPETGLANPDAMPVGLPWQEPDQSWESAGRVDLNTSIDTEGRNTESRSDSALGQDVVGAFGDWDTIREQARDLAVTAPERLDSEVLAALRAAEHDPAGLSDADYLALARADGANLEAVAALADELRRSAVGDDVTYVVNRNINFTNICYTGCRFCAFAQRKGDADAFTLSMNEVADRAWEAHVDGATEVCMQGGIDPDLPVTGYADIVRAVKQRVPSMHVHAFSPMEIVNGASRGGQSIRDWLVALKEAGLDTIPGTAAEILDDEVRWVLTKGKLPTSAWIEVITTAHQIGLRSSSTMMYGHVDNPKHWVGHLRVLRGIQDETGGFTEFVLLPFVHQSAPLYLAGAARPGPTNRDNRAAHALARIMLHGRIDNIQTSWVKLGTTGTRVMLNSGANDLGGTLMEETISRMAGSQHGSAKTVAELVDIASGIGRPARERTTTYGVPQHKVSALPLSVGSA
- the dapC gene encoding succinyldiaminopimelate transaminase → MTTRTRVSSLLPDFPWDTIASVKAKAAAHPGGIVDLSVGTPVDPVDPLIRTALSAASAVPGYPATHGTPELRAAVVDALKRRFGITGLDAAAVLPVIGTKELIAGLPRLLGLGAADLVVIPEVAYPTYEVGALLAGAQIVRADGLTQLGPRTPALLYVNSPSNPTGRVLGVDHLRKVVEFARERDVIVASDECYLGLTWEGRAVSILDPEVSGGDHTNLLAVHSLSKTSNLASYRAGFVAGDPALVTELLEVRKHSGLMVPYPIQSAMTAALGDDTHEAQQRERYRARRDVLRKALEAAGFRVDHSEAGLYLWSTRGEACRTTLDWLADRGILAAPGDFYGPAGAEHVRIALTATDERIAAAVERLN
- the pruA gene encoding L-glutamate gamma-semialdehyde dehydrogenase; the encoded protein is MDAVTVVPTPANEPVHSYAPGSRERELLVTKLAEIAADTAEVPLVIGGKYRPGSGARHEIVAPHRHRHVLGTYTDTTQSEAQGAIDAAIAAAPDWRALPFDERAAIFLRAADLLAGPWRETVAAATMLGQSKSAQQAEIDAPCELVDFWRFNVAFARQIMTQQPESSPGVWNRLDYRPLEGFVYAITPFNFTAIAGNLPTAPALMGNTVVWKPSPTQTLSAFYTMRLLEAAGLPPGVINMVTGDGRDLSEVALADPRLAGIHFTGSTKTFQHLWQQVGANLGRYHGYPRLVGETGGKDFIVAHPSADPDALRAALIRGAYEYQGQKCSAASRAYLPRTIWQAMGEDFLHQTDELTYGDVADLSNFGGALIDRRAFDKNVAAIERARAAGLTIPVGGTWDDSEGWFVRPTVLLADDPRDESFATEYFGPILSVHVYDDAEPGAFAAILAEAESAAPYALTGAVFAQDRQAIEQAGAALRFAAGNFYVNDKPTGAVVGQQPFGGARASGTDDKAGSPLNLLRWVAPRTIKETFVPPTGYRYPHMDSDPA
- the fdxA gene encoding ferredoxin is translated as MPYIIAEPCVDVKDKACIEECPVDCIYEGGRMLYIHPDECVDCGACEPVCPVEAIFYEDDTPDQWSGYVNANVDFFDELGSPGGATKVGKVDYDPPFIKELPPMASE